The Solea senegalensis isolate Sse05_10M linkage group LG4, IFAPA_SoseM_1, whole genome shotgun sequence genome includes a region encoding these proteins:
- the dag1 gene encoding dystroglycan, whose translation MCGEVRVGPLLVTRVLDVRLSRTCALLLFSLVTMATWLQPPVHAQVEIDALREGVVLAEAGGRGELEASMSSSLLQEFREVTERIGAMEGGAQQNSAPPTAFPDSSAVVGRVFQMKVPNKMEDVYVGDVVEMTEMAKDSLPVWLHWDASSRVLQGLPLEEDKGVHYISVSISNNTKSTSSEVFSIEVHPEDHSDSDAAQSGSNQAPTEDAVQPFMCGNEEPVTVLTVILDADLTKMNSQQRVELLDNMKVFSGVELQHMKILPVVNNRLFDMSAFMAGPGNAKKVVENGALLSWKLGCSLDQNTVPNIDSVQAPAKEGTMSAMLGYPVVGWHIANKKPHVPKRVRRQLNNTPTPVLAVVPPTTVVEPPVRIIPTLSSPSIAAPTESSAPPVRGPVPLPGKPTIKVRDSIAHTPTLGPPQPTRVIETTSTIPIQATMTRPIYVEATATPSTPTRRPTKKPKRPKTTLVPREPKTSTAKPAARTTPSPGIIPDPYNHKPILSNPLDQVDALVGTYFEVKIPSDTFFDKEDGLTEKLRLTLRQNHNEVVGEGSWIQFNTTSQLLYGLPDMQHVGKHEYYMYATDKGGLNAIDAFEVRVNRWPINDKTPVIFTARLEGEPRSVTHDIHKKILLVKKLAYALGDRNSSTVSLRNISKGSIVVEWTNTSLPQHPCPREQLAVMSRTLANADGRPSQTLRYAMEPEFRPLDVSVKGRASCRMYSFIPPGEIDIPDPPAVTPGLGTSRHSTDDVYLHTVIPAVVVAAILLIAGIIAMICYRKKRKGKLTIEDQATFIKKGVPIIFADELDDSKPPPSSSMPLILQEEKPPLPPPEYPNMATPETTPLNQEMLGEYTALRDEDPNAPPYQPPPPFTAPMEGKGSRPKNMTPYRSPPPYVPP comes from the exons ATGTGTGGTGAAGTGAGAGTGGGCCCCCTGCTGGTGACCAGGGTTCTGGACGTGAGACTCTCCAGGACGTGCGCTCTTCTGCTCTTCTCACTCGTCACCATGGCGACCTGGCTGCAGCCGCCGGTCCACGCCCAGGTGGAGATCGACGCGCTGAGAGAGGGCGTGGTGTTGGCGGAGGCGGGAGGGCGCGGCGAGCTGGAGGCGTCCATGTCCTCGTCTCTCCTACAGGAGTTCCGCGAGGTGACGGAGCGGATCGGGGCGATGGAGGGCGGAGCTCAGCAGAACAGTGCCCCGCCCACTGCCTTCCCAGACTCCTCAGCAGTGGTGGGTCGAGTCTTTCAGATGAAGGTGCCAAACAAGATGGAGGACGTTTACGTGGGCGATGTCGTTgag aTGACTGAGATGGCGAAGGATTCGCTGCCCGTGTGGCTGCACTGGGACGCCAGCAGCCGAGTCCTGCAGGGTCTCCCTCTGGAGGAGGACAAAGGCGTCCATTACATCTCCGTGTCCATCTCCAACAACACCAAATCCACATCCTCTGAGGTCTTTTCCATTGAGGTACACCCTGAAGATCACTCGGACTCGGACGCAGCCCAGTCAGGGTCCAACCAAGCCCCCACTGAAGACGCCGTCCAGCCGTTCATGTGTGGCAACGAGGAGCCTGTCACTGTTCTGACGGTGATTCTGGACGCTGATTTAACCAAGATGAACTCGCAGCAGAGGGTGGAGCTCCTGGATAACATGAAGGTTTTCTCAGGGGTGGAGCTGCAGCACATGAAGATCCTCCCTGTGGTCAACAATCGGCTGTTTGACATGTCTGCTTTCATGGCCGGGCCAGGAAATGCTAAAAAG GTGGTGGAGAATGGTGCTCTGCTGTCGTGGAAGCTTGGCTGCTCACTGGACCAGAACACCGTCCCCAATATCGACAGTGTCCAGGCTCCGGCGAAGGAGGGCACGATGTCGGCCATGCTCGGTTACCCGGTGGTGGGATGGCACATTGCCAACAAGAAACCTCATGTCCCAAAGAGAGTTAGGCGGCAATTAAACAACACTCCTACACCTGTTCTGGCTGTGGTCCCCCCGACGACTGTCGTGGAGCCTCCGGTGAGGATTATCCCAACTCTGTCCTCCCCGTCTATAGCTGCACCTACTGAAAGCTCTGCTCCCCCTGTACGAGGCCCAGTTCCCCTTCCAGGAAAGCCTACAATCAAAGTCCGTGACTCGATTGCTCACACTCCCACACTGGGACCTCCTCAACCAACACGGGTGATAGAGACCACCAGCACGATCCCCATCCAGGCGACCATGACCAGGCCTATTTATGTGGAAGCCACAGCCACACCATCCACACCCACCAGACGACCTACCAAGAAACCCAAGAGGCCTAAAACAACACTTGTGCCCAGAGAGCCAAAGACCTCAACAGCAAAACCGGCCGCACGCACCACCCCGTCACCTGGCATCATCCCAGATCCATACAATCACAAGCCTATATTGAGTAATCCCCTCGACCAGGTCGACGCATTGGTCGGCACGTATTTCGAGGTTAAGATTCCATCTGATACGTTCTTTGACAAAGAGGACGGATTAACAGAAAAGCTACGTCTCACCTTGAGACAGAACCACAATGAAGTGGTGGGAGAAGGTTCTTGGATTCAGTTCAACACCACCAGCCAACTTCTCTACGGTCTACCTGATATGCAGCATGTgggaaaacatgaatattacaTGTACGCCACAGACAAAGGTGGCCTCAATGCAATAGATGCTTTTGAGGTCCGAGTGAACCGCTGGCCCATCAATGACAAGACACCAGTGATTTTCACGGCGCGATTGGAAGGGGAGCCGCGGTCGGTCACTCATGACATTCACAAGAAAATCCTTCTGGTCAAAAAGTTGGCGTATGCCCTCGGGGACcgcaacagcagcacagtgagtCTTCGGAATATCAGCAAAGGCTCCATTGTGGTGGAGTGGACAAACACGAGCCTCCCACAGCATCCTTGTCCGAGGGAACAGCTCGCTGTCATGAGTAGAACACTCGCCAACGCTGATGGTAGGCCCTCGCAGACATTGAGATATGCGATGGAGCCTGAATTTAGACCCCTGGACGTCAGTGTCAAAGGAAGGGCGAGCTGCAGAATGTATTCCTTCATCCCACCGGGAGAGATTGATATTCCAGATCCTCCAGCTGTCACTCCAGGTCTGGGAACAAGCCGGCACAGCACCGACGACGTCTATCTCCACACCGTCATTCCTGCTGTGGTGGTCGCAGCAATCTTGCTAATAGCAGGTATCATTGCGATGATCTGCTACAGGAAGAAGCGAAAGGGCAAGCTGACCATCGAAGACCAGGCCACCTTCATCAAGAAAGGCGTGCCCATTATCTTCGCAGACGAACTTGACGACTCTAAGCCCCCTCCGTCTTCCAGTATGCCCTTGATTCTGCAGGAAGAGAAGCCTCCACTTCCACCCCCCGAGTACCCCAACATGGCCACGCCAGAGACCACACCCCTAAACCAGGAAATGCTAGGGGAGTACACAGCACTGCGGGATGAGGACCCCAACGCCCCCCCATACCAGCCGCCACCTCCCTTCACGGCTCCCATGGAGGGCAAGGGCTCCCGTCCCAAGAACATGACTCCATACAGATCTCCACCTCCCTACGTGCCACCCTAA